ACAGATTGCAATCATATTTAAAGTCTAGGCAGAGgtgacaaaaatattcacacgCTGTATTTAAATTGACGCACGAATACTTGTGTCGATAACACGTTGGTAAAAGTACTGATTCAATTCCGgtacttttttaatgttttactcTATATTACCCATTTGATAATTTGCACAGCATGAAGGAAAACTTAAGTCATCACACAAATGAGTTTCCCTCCCTAGCACATCTGCATCACAGTTGCAAGGTTGGTGTTTGAATCCTGGCTTCCTCCATCCTGTTACACTCAAacttaacaaacaaacgaacAAAAACAATTGCACGATGTGCATTTGAAACAACCACACAGTCTCCGGTAGCATGCGATGGGAAATACCATAGGCACgcaggctaacaattagctcACAGGCATAtagtctttatcctctgcgaagaacaaCTAATAACCCTGCTGTACTGATTAAGCCAATGGAGGGGCTAAGTGTCCAGTACAGTTCTGTAATGAAGAAGGGTCACCAAacttaatcaaaaaaaatttcTCCCCCTTCTTTATTCCaggtcagggatgggcaactggcctGCAGGCTGCACACTCTTGAGTGCCCccttgatttattaaaaaacaaaaactttaaaaataaataaataaatatgagattaaaaaaatagaatcatGTTTCCTATACTACATTGGATCGCCAAACATTAGCATTTTTGTGAAGAATATGTGGGTTaatcagcatttttatttagacaatattttttgtttaccaAATTTATTACAACATGCATTGAGAAACACATTATAAGCACGTATTGTGCATGTATGTAGATATTATGtctattcaaatgttttatcaTATATCTGGTTAGGAAATGATTGGTCCTATGTGGCCCCCCAGTAGCactgataaaataataataataataataataatactggtTAGGAAATGATTGGTCCTATGTGGCCCCACAGTAGCactgataaaataataataataataataataataataataataataaataacaattgTGGCCCCCTCCATATAAGTTGTCCATTCCTGCTCTAGATGAATTATACAAAATGTTAGATATGAGCTTGTATAAGGAAACAAATGATTTACCTGCTTTTTGCGAGTCATCCTCGATGGAGCGCAACCTGCTGACGCAGGCCAAATCTACACAGGTGAAAAAggggaggacgaggaggaggtcAAGATGAAGCAACATGGTCACGCGAATACAAACACGACATCAAAGGGCCCTAAATGGAAGTTTCAGCCACATAAATCCACTTTGTCCTCTTCCACCCTAGCCGACAACAGCCGTTTTTATCACCGGGAGTCAACGTCGACACATAATatcgaaagaaagaaaaagggtaCGTGTCTCACTGATAAGACTCAGGAAACGTCACGAACAATTTTCTTGAGAGTTTTAGCCGATTACCCCAAAAATAAAGACGGGCAATTTGTTATGGACGTCTTTCCTAGAGGACGCCCGTCACTTCTAGTTAGTTTGAAAGGAATCTTGTTTACGCTCAAGTCAAAACTCTTCCTTGAACTACCTGCGCAGGCTCGACCAATCGATCCCTTTACCTGGATGACACGATGCGTGATATGCGCGCAAGTAGACGCTAGATGGCGGCAGAGGCAAGACTCTTTTGTGACTGTTTTTCCtcaagattcttttttttttttttgcgttttcaCGACATTTCATATCGAACTGTCTACAAATATAATTCAATTTagagtgatttaaaaataaaacaaattaaaaatatatatttaaaaaatgaaaacataatatcaaaaaaatcattgaggTAACAGGACCGTGGTGCCGACTTTAACCCACAAACTCAAAGTTGAAATATCAtccaataaacaaaaataaatgagttaACTTGAGTTtaactcattattattattattattattattattattattattattattattattattatataagaAATATAAtacttattattatataatgattagataataaatatatataagaaaataaagtataattacgaTAAGGAGTACCTGTAacacaaatatgaaaaaaaagaagaagtaacaTTTCAATaggatttttaattattgttatttcatGGTAAAGTCTTAATTTTATGGCGCATGCCCCTGGGAACAAATACTATATTTCCAGTGTTCAAGGcagtttaaattaatatttttgagttggttttaaataaatatgcaatcaaataaatgtgaaagACACTTTGCCTaagagaaaaatgtattttaaagctAATTCTGCCgtgcatttatacattttatttagtaaGACATTGCAACATTATGCAcaatttgaacattaacactgaaaaaaaactgtagtttAATAATGATTGAAGTAAAATGGAGTGACTGTAAGagtcaaataaaaatctaataaaattctAGAAAAACAAGCAGGTGATTTTACGTTACCGtattaaagttaaataaaactgaactgcagtgcattaaaaaaaaaaaacttttaacagGCTTTACATACTATCACCACTATAGTTAGATCATGTAATAGACTTCAGTGGAATTTAAAGGCCTGTCTTCTTTTAATAATCCTTCAAACGCCAAATTTTGcctaaacatttgaattgcatCAATCTATTGGAAGCTTTTACAATGCGACAGCTTTACCATCACCCCTAATGGCTCGGCACAAATGACATCTGTAATACAATGCTATCTTTGGGATCTATATGCTTCTTTTAAAGGCACTCAACCTCTCGCAGGGACTGGCTAGGGATCATACTTCTGTGCACAGGCCTTGTATGGGGAAAACATTTTAGAATGGCCTTGACTAGTGTTATTTTTGACTGAAGAGGAGACATCTGTGATTAGTTGTCTTCGATGGAGTCAAGTGGTCGGCAGATTTGGTGgtaaaataaacatacaatatacagatttttttgtgtgtggggtgAGATattattctgagaaaaaaactctaatatatgcaacattataaagtggcaaatttgcacacacacaaaaaaaaacttctcaaATTGACGAGAATTAAAGTCACATGTTTGtgacataaagtggcaaatttgcaaggaaAAACACATGTTTTAGAGAGAAAAACACAGATTTGGGAGAAAATAAACTCGTCACAATTTTCAAGTGTGCAACAAGCCTACGGTGGAACAACTCGTTAAATTATACTTGCCCTAATTTACCGCCTGGCATCTACATTTTGGCCTCTTTTACTGCCTCTTCTCTGCATTGCTTTGTAAAATTTCAAAGTTGTGACAATATCCTCATTCAATTGGCTCtgtgttaaaaagaaaagtcgTACGCTGTATCTTCTGTTGACTAATGCTTATAGGCTGGACCTCTGTGTAAAATAGGTTGATGTTTCACACAGGCAAATATCTACCCGCGAGACTCTAGGGCTTGTGGCCAATGTTTATGTAAAGCAGATATGATGTAATTGGACTTTATCTGGCTAATTGAAGGGACAATGAGAACTCCTCTCTTGTCTTGTACTTGGCGAGGTATCTGGATTGTGTCGAGTCTCGGGATTTATCCAGAGGAATGTTGACACTGGGAAAAGGGCACAAGAAAATGATGAATTCCAGACTTTATCTGCTGTCTGATGTCAAACCATGTCTGTCACTTACTACAATATTGTAACCCCAATGAGAAATAACAATCTCGCGCTGAGGTATGCATCGAGTTCTCTAATAGTTCACACAAAGCGAGGCTGCTGTTTGTGCAGCTTTTCATGATTTAACAATGCAGTAGCACCAATATCGGACTTAGATAACGATAAGGTCATAGCGCTTACAGCAGATAAAATGAGCCCAGTATTTACGTCTGGGACTTCTCACGTGAAGAAACATTGAATGAGACAAATTAGAGGCAAGTGAGATGGAGCAGTAGCCAGACCAAAACAGAGCATATTCCTGCCAAGATACAAGATTTACAAATATTCCATTAACTTGGTCGCACGACAGTTTCTCTCCGTGTGTGCTTGAgaaatcatggctcagtttgctgaccaaaccctgaaaacaggtgagccgtgattggtcgttaccgatTTCCTCatcacaggtgatgtcatcttaagtcgacagcaagtgagaaaaaaaaaagtgtgaaattttctttttaaaggtattattgTAGGCTACAtaagaaaataatgaagttatctaATTGTGgataactttttactgctgaaaatgactcaatgagtcaagtatccctttaaatagaGTAAGCAGGAAAGTGTTTACAGAGTGATACTGTCACCCGCAGACTACAGTAAAATAGCTTAttcgattaatttttttttattattttcagtcAACGTAGTTTTAAAGAACTACcttattcaataaaaatgtcaaatgtataCAAAATTTAGTAATTTTATCtacaacaaataattaaaattatacattaataaataaggataaataattaaaaaaaacaataaatattttaattatatatattaatttatattttaattatttatgaggaagaaaaaaaaaagcttaattaTTGCAACAAATATCACAGGATTTACTAAACATGGGTGGATTAAAGAAGGAATGTCATACTTTGCCAACTCCCGATTTAAATAGTTGCTAGTCAATACAgcccaaacatttttgttacaaTAATATGCCCCCAAAAGTCTAAACACAGCCttttgatgaatattgtgtttgtggaacacgagttttaagcagcaaaatccaccagtgtttatccatctcagctaggaggcggccattttgccacattctcaaaaatgacatcgcagtagCTCAGGTATagtgaccaatcacggctcagtacACACAGTACTTTGGTGGCATTTGACTTTTGGTGTTCCAGAGTTTACATCCTAAACGCTTCAGACCAGAGTGTGAGAACATATTTGTTGCAagataaaaatcaaacaaacacagTGAGTCACGCAAACCACAGTTGGACATTGCCTAGCAACCCCGTGAATCATCCCCCACAAGCGGCAAGTGTTGTTAACACAGTAATACACGATGCCGACCTCAGCACGGCGGGTTCATCGCCGTTCGCATTAGCGTTGACACTTCTCGCGTGGTTCCCCGACAGGTGACCTCATCAATACAGCCAATTTCTCAACGCAAGTCACAGCTCATCTAATACTGGCATGTTGTCCTTTTACTGAAACCAGATGTTGAAAGATTCTTGTGGACGAGCCACCTCCTAAACAGTCACACTTTAAAATGGCGAAGATGCTACTCATTTGGAAagacaattattaaaaaataaatacaatatcaaCACTTAAGAAAAGACAATCGCATTGATCTCCACTGTTCTTTTATTGGCTGTGTATAAAAGCTGAAGGAGCAGTTGTAAAAGAAGGAATCCAAGGGTCAGCAGTTGACGGATGGGGCGAAGGCGGAACTAGGCGGAAGGTGACAGAGTTTGCAGGCTGGTCTTGACGGTCGCTAGGTTGGCTTTCCAGGAGGAGAGGCTGTCAAACAGCTGCTGCCACTGCTGCTTGCCGAAGGTGCGGTACGTGCTGTGGCTGATGTGGCGGAGGACGACGGAGAACATTTTCAGTCAGATTCTATACACGTGTTAGCACAATAAGCCCCCAATGCTGTttatttaattgtgtttttcatACAGATATTTGTTGTAGCATTCGCATCTCTCTAAATTTCAAATTTGCACTTATTGCAGATTGTTGGAATATATCTCTGTGATAAATTCCGCTCTGGCAGTTTTGGTTTAAATTTAACTCAGGTGAGAAAACACAATTActagccccccccaaaaaaagaaaaaaagataattaccTGACAACAACCTTTTGCTGTGTCTGGTCGATTTTGCAGTACACCATCTTTGTCCGAACAGCTTaaagattggaaaaaaaagaagaagatatttttgagaaaaaatcaACACTTGTTATacttgaataacatttcaagaGAAAACAACAAGAGGGTATTCAATATGTTATGAGACACATCATAGTGGCCCGAGTGCAGGTCCCCTTTACCATCAATGACAAACGCTTCCACATCATCTTCTCCAATCAGCAGCTCCTGTTGCATGGTGTCAAAGGAGATCTCCTTGAATTCCACCGCCATGCCCATGAACGTGAGCAGACGCATCTTGGCCATGTTTTGCTCGTGGGACAGGCCTGTGGGGAGCCACGCGCAGGAATCATTAAGCCGTCGCAGGCAATTAACTCTTCACTCGGGGACTTTCCCCCCCGAGTCATGATTGCTTTTTATACTGAAGGGCAAGACGGTTGGGGATTCCACTCATCAACACCACTACAAATTGTATGTTTGGGGAGTCCGTCCACCTTGTGTATTTACTACTGATCCTTTAGTAGTGAGGGACAGCCATACTGCTGACACATGCACATTCCTCTTGTGTGTCAAATGTGGCAGTATGCTGGCTCAATATCCAACAACCAACCGATTATCAAAGACGTTATGCAAAAAGGCTATGTGTGATCTgtataaacaataacaaatttCAATTTCACTTGTTATGGGGAAATTAATATCAGGCTGGGAAAAAGTCAccatcctctctctctctgaatcAGCCCAGTTAATGTTAGTCTGAGTAGTTGTAGATACTGTCAGTATTGTTCATAGTTCTAGTATGTGTGAGTAAGTaacaatgttgcaaatgtactCACCCAGAGAATCAATGAAGTCTTTGTTATTCTGGTAAAACTTGACGTAGGCAGCTAGCTTTGCACTTACAAATATAGTTAGCAGCTGTAAAAGAAGCAGAAGAAGTTGAAACTAGTTCAACGGAGCAAAACTCGAGTCAAACGTATTATTTATCGTCTCGAGTATGCGATCCGAGTTCACTTTACAATGTTTGAGGAAGGCTACAAAAAGGCAACATCACATTTGAAAGGTCATCGGGACACACGGCATCTTCTCAATCAATTCCACAGCATTTATATATTATTGCACGTCTCAACACTCACGTCATGAATGAGCTCTCCCTCCAAGAAGCGTACGGGTTTGAGAGTGAGCAGGTGGTCAATCAGGAAGGTGTTGGGATCTTTTAGAGCACGGACAATGCATCTAAACGGCATAGAGGGAGACCAATGTGGAGGACGTGTAATGAAGATGAATGGGACCACCAGGGTGCAAGCGCTGCAAGTTTACCTGTGGGCGTCAACGCGTGCTTGAGACGCGTTGTCTTCTGTGTAACTTCCCAACAACTCCACCATCACTTTGGCTGCTGCCTCACTGCCAAATCAAATTCAGAGATTAGGTTTTATAGTAAACACCTCAATGACAGTGTCAAATGCATCTTTAGATTGTGGAAACGTATCTAATGAAAAGTCAGgagatttaactcattcactgccattgacggctatagacgcaaaaaaataatttgaactatttctatgggtttaacatttttttcccacttttatagtagagtatgaaaacctagaattttttattgtacatttataacagatataacatttgtgattaatcgtgagttactagtgaagtcatgcgattaattacaattacaaattttaatcgccctattaatttttaataatcttttctttaaaaaaattttaataatcttttttttgtaaagaaaagattattaaaatggaggggcgtcaggcgattacaattttcaattgtaattaatcgcatgacttcactagttaactcacgattaatcacaaattttatatctgttctaatacaataaaaaaaaggcttacatactcttgtaaaattgttaaactaatagaaatagtttaaataaatttttgacgtctatagccgtctatggcagtgaatgagttaaaatataattatttaggtacaatatttaataaattccATGTGCAATattctttaatttaatttagatACACACAACTGATGATATTTCATGagtcacaaattttaatcgcctgatgcccctaattttacaattttttcccgtttttttttaatcgcgtcaggcgattattattatttttttatttttaattaatcgcttgatttcaatagttaactcacgattcatcacaaatgttatatctgctctaaatgtacactaattttgttccctaggttttcatactgttaacaaaaaaggagaaaaaaaagtaactaatagaaatagttaaaatgaatttttgacgtctatgcccatcaatggcagtgaatgagttaatatggacTGACTGATTTACTCTCATATTTATGACTAAATATGTAGTTACCTTTTTTTGCAGTCCACAAGTGCTTCATATACCAGCCTCAAAAGAGTCTGCTTCTTCTCCATATTCAGGTTCCAATCGACAATCCACTTGGCCACCTTAATTGACAGGATGAAGAGAATCAGTTTTAACGAGATAACAAAGATATCGAAAAGTCATACTGAACGTACCTGGTCGAGGTCTGTGGGGATGAAGGCGATGGcgttgcaagcggccgccaccTTGATGAGGCTGCATAAGACTGTGTACCTGACTGGAGCATTCTCATCCATGCCATGGAACAGGTTACTCAGCCTAGAACACCCGAAAATGACTTGTTGTAGTGCCCTTCCTTACAttaatttagtgtattccattGTAATTGACAGtgtcttccactaacacttccaattccatcacttcaaactttattttgttattgccGCACCCTTTTAGGTAGCCGTTTTGAACGACAGTCTGTCATTTCAGTCAGCAAAAAGGTCAGAAAAAGACTCACAACTGCATCCTGAGGGAAGGTCTCTCTCCTTCACGGAACTTGACCAATTTCTCACACAGACTCTCAATGAGAGCTTCTTGCTTCTCAGCGTCCAAGATTAACAGCAGCGATACGATGCTGTTCATCACGCTCTCTACATCTGTGCAGGAATACAGAGCGATTGTGTGATTATGCATGTTACTTACTGCTTGGTAAGGCTCAATTGCAAAAGTTTTGTCTAAACAGAAATTGTTGAGCGTATTTGACCTTTATCGTCATCTTTGAGACACACATCACAAGCCTCAATGATCTGAGCCAGGTCTACGTGAAGTCCACCTTCAGAGTTCTCCTCGGAGATTTCGGCTCCTTTGGACTTGATGTAGGCTCTCAACTCTGAtgcctttgaaaaataaatgtgcaaacATTAACTTAAAGACTGATATTTGCATGAAGTGTTTACATTGTGTTGTTAACTCATGAGTGGCGCTTTTAATCGAGTCGCAGTGCGAAAACATCTGTCATATGTTTTGTTGATATACGTGACAGAGCTTGACAAAACTACGATAGAACGACAAGTAGCAAAGCTTGTAAAGTCAATCCGACAGAATGATAATGCACCAACAGAAATTTTTTAGAGTCTGTGTTTCTTTATTATGCTCCACGCGAATCTACCTATCAATTTGCACCGATGTAGCTTAGCTTATCTTAGCTACATTGCTAACCTTTCCGGCTCAGTGTTAGTTATTATCGAGGTCAGCAACAAGagaataagataaaaaaataaaataaaggaacaTGTGATACCTGGTCGTCCTCCGTTATATCGATGAATGCCGGGACgctcatttttgctgtttttgtgcggCTCGGTGACGAGATACACGCTCCCACCAGGACAGACCAAAccggaaaagaaaaagaaaaagtgccgGTGAGGAGTTTTTACTTCCGGGTCAttttcttaaagcgacagtgcTCTTTTTGAAATAGTCACAACCGTGCCTTTCTCTTTCAGCCTGGGCGTTTCGCAAGTGTTTTAAATTATGTCCCACTTTTATTACAGCGAATTGTTTCCACTTAATTTCACCCTTCCAAATTTATGGCTAAATTCCCGCATATCAATGCTGGATAGCTTCAGCTAATGTAGCCTTAGCCTCAAAGGTCAGCCAACCTCTTAAATTTGATGTCACCCAGACTTCCACACTGCATCTCCATCTTTCATCCTCTCCTCTCCAGATATCCATCTACTCTCTCTGGGAGATTAACCCTGGATGACTTGGATGAGAGTTACTGAGGTGAAACTGATCCCTGAAAGAGGTTATCTGATGGAGCTTCAGCCCATCTGCGTGGACCACCATCACAGGCCCGTCCAACCCGGAAACACCATCAGTGTCAGAGGGCAAACACCCTCCACCGTAGCCTCACTGACCTGTGGGCACACGTGTTGTGCCTCTGTACCAAGCCCGATCCTGTCTATTGCTACAATGGCGGGTCACAGGGTGATGGAAGTGAGTAGGGTGAAAAGGGTAAGTAGTGCAAGAGTTCACCCTCAAAACTATGGAGTCGTGTTACAAACCTCTGAAAGGTTTTGCACAGGCTTCAGTCCCAGAGTGAAGATACAGAAGTTGTTTTCACTTGCATTGCTCTCACGTCATTTGTCGCAGAAATTAAGGTATTTTTTAGGACTCCTAGGCTACTGAGGTACTTCACGCGAAGTCTTCATTCCCTGAAAGACTTCTTGCCACATATTTCAGTCCCAGAGTGAAGATACAGAAGTTGTTTTCACTTGCATTGCTCTCACGTCATTTGTCGCAGAAATTAAGGTATTTTTTAGGACTCCTAGGCTACTGAGGTACTTCACGCGAAGTCTTCATTCCCTGAAAGACTTCTTGCCACATATTTCTCGTAGTAGTTACAGTTAAGGAAATGAACTCATTACAGTtagcctataaaaaaaaaaagaggggaaatgGCTGATGGAGTATTTCCCCATCATGCTCGCACGATGCGTCATCTTGTTGGGAAGGCAAGTGCCTGGTACTGAATCCCAGCCTCACTCTCTGTTGCCCTTGTACGCTGTCACAGCAAATAATTTATAGATAGTTCTCCACAAGTGTGCTAGTGTAACTCTGCGCTTTTCATTATCTGATTAACAACTCTTGTCAAGTGTCTGGCGTATTTCAAGTCCTGAACAGGTTTTTTTCACCCTGACTTTGAACCCCCAGGTGCATatgagactcttttttttttgggtcttcTGCTGTTGCAGTATTACCTTAAATACAGTATCATTTAGTCAGTCTGT
This portion of the Vanacampus margaritifer isolate UIUO_Vmar chromosome 4, RoL_Vmar_1.0, whole genome shotgun sequence genome encodes:
- the eif3m gene encoding eukaryotic translation initiation factor 3 subunit M, with the translated sequence MSVPAFIDITEDDQASELRAYIKSKGAEISEENSEGGLHVDLAQIIEACDVCLKDDDKDVESVMNSIVSLLLILDAEKQEALIESLCEKLVKFREGERPSLRMQLLSNLFHGMDENAPVRYTVLCSLIKVAAACNAIAFIPTDLDQVAKWIVDWNLNMEKKQTLLRLVYEALVDCKKSEAAAKVMVELLGSYTEDNASQARVDAHRCIVRALKDPNTFLIDHLLTLKPVRFLEGELIHDLLTIFVSAKLAAYVKFYQNNKDFIDSLGLSHEQNMAKMRLLTFMGMAVEFKEISFDTMQQELLIGEDDVEAFVIDAVRTKMVYCKIDQTQQKVVVSHSTYRTFGKQQWQQLFDSLSSWKANLATVKTSLQTLSPSA